The DNA segment GCCCACGAGCACTTCGGCGAAGAAGGTGAAATCCGCATCCATCACGCGCCCTCCGCTTCGGTGCCGGCATGCTCCACGCCCAGGTAGGCATCGATCACGGCGGGGTCGTTGCGCACCTCCGCGGGCGTGCCGTCGGCGATCTTGCGGCCGTGGTCCAGCACCGCCACCCGGTCGGAGAGGCCCAGCACCACGCCGATGTCGTGCTCGATGAGCAGGATGGCGGTGCCGAACCGGTCGCGCGCCGCGCGCACCAGTCCGGCCATGTCGCGCTTTTCCGAAAGCGTCATGCCGGCCATGGGTTCGTCCAGCAGCAGCAGGCGCGGCGCGGCGGCCAGCGCGCGGGCCAGTTCGACGCGCTTCTGCAGCCCGTAGGGCAGGGTGGAGGCAGGCCGTTCGCGCACGGCCTGCAGCCCCAGGAAGTCCAGCACCGCATCCGCCTGCGCGGCCGTGTCGCGGCGGGCTGCGCGGGCACGGGGCGCATCCGCCCATTGCTCGACCCAGCTGCCCTGCGGGCCGGTGCAGCCCAGCGCCACGTTGTCACGCACCGAGAGGCCCCGGAACAGCGCGAGGTTCTG comes from the Paracidovorax avenae ATCC 19860 genome and includes:
- a CDS encoding ABC transporter ATP-binding protein; amino-acid sequence: MAMFPPTPATVLQLRHVALSFGGVQALSDIDLDIAPAEIRAVIGPNGAGKSSLVNVVCGLYRPDSGRVRLGAEEFAHVPTQRLARLGVARTFQNLALFRGLSVRDNVALGCTGPQGSWVEQWADAPRARAARRDTAAQADAVLDFLGLQAVRERPASTLPYGLQKRVELARALAAAPRLLLLDEPMAGMTLSEKRDMAGLVRAARDRFGTAILLIEHDIGVVLGLSDRVAVLDHGRKIADGTPAEVRNDPAVIDAYLGVEHAGTEAEGA